In Mucilaginibacter celer, one DNA window encodes the following:
- a CDS encoding alpha/beta hydrolase, whose amino-acid sequence MENTSTAETVVVNYAEDTHIDRQVKEFLKVLNSGGVPLETLSKEAARKVLVDAQASVKVDLSGVEFSEKTITVNGEEIKLNIVRPEGVKETLPVFIFIHGGGWILGDYPTHERLVRDLVVASGAVAVFVNYTPSPEAQYPVAINQIYAATKWVSENGKEINVDGSRLAVVGNSVGGNMTAVTALQAKEKNGPKISLQVMLWPVTDARFDWESYKLFGEDRFLTASLMKWMFDQYTTNPTERAYKLVSPLNATLDELKGLPPALIQVAENDILRDQGEAYGRKLNEAGVTVTTVRFNGMIHDFGLLNALADVPSVKSHILQAGAELKKYLFV is encoded by the coding sequence ATGGAAAACACAAGCACTGCCGAAACCGTAGTTGTTAATTACGCCGAAGACACCCACATTGATCGCCAGGTTAAAGAATTTTTAAAAGTTTTAAACTCGGGCGGCGTACCGTTGGAAACCCTGTCGAAAGAAGCGGCGAGGAAGGTTTTGGTTGACGCCCAGGCCTCGGTTAAAGTTGATCTGTCGGGGGTAGAATTTTCTGAAAAAACGATTACTGTTAACGGCGAAGAGATCAAATTGAACATTGTTCGCCCCGAAGGCGTGAAGGAAACATTGCCGGTTTTCATTTTTATTCACGGCGGCGGCTGGATTTTAGGCGATTACCCTACACACGAGCGTTTGGTGCGCGATTTGGTGGTAGCATCAGGCGCTGTCGCGGTATTTGTTAACTATACCCCATCGCCCGAGGCGCAATATCCCGTAGCCATTAACCAGATTTATGCTGCCACTAAATGGGTTTCCGAAAACGGTAAGGAAATCAACGTAGATGGCAGCCGCCTTGCGGTTGTTGGTAACAGCGTTGGCGGCAATATGACAGCCGTAACCGCCCTGCAGGCGAAAGAAAAAAATGGTCCGAAAATTAGTTTACAGGTCATGTTATGGCCGGTTACTGATGCCCGTTTCGATTGGGAATCGTATAAGCTGTTTGGTGAAGACCGCTTTTTAACCGCCTCGCTTATGAAATGGATGTTTGATCAATACACCACTAATCCAACCGAGCGCGCTTATAAGCTGGTATCGCCGCTTAACGCCACTTTAGATGAATTGAAAGGTTTGCCACCGGCATTGATTCAGGTTGCCGAAAACGATATCCTGCGCGATCAGGGTGAAGCCTATGGTCGCAAACTGAACGAAGCCGGCGTAACGGTTACTACCGTCCGCTTCAACGGCATGATCCATGATTTTGGTTTACTGAATGCTTTGGCGGATGTGCCATCGGTTAAATCGCACATTTTACAGGCGGGTGCCGAATTGAAGAAATATTTGTTTGTGTAA
- a CDS encoding YybH family protein, with protein MKKNLTATAAALALVLSMTISNTQAQTSPLNEAKKAIAASNAIYFTAFAKNNPSVFVDCYADDCMIMAPNMPALKGSKGAMQFFKTAYQKIGLCGGKFITTNVYGAGTGYVVEEGTWLSLDKNHRQFDNGKFLVLWKKTAKGWKMFRDSFSSDH; from the coding sequence ATGAAAAAAAACCTCACAGCAACTGCAGCTGCTTTAGCCCTTGTTTTAAGCATGACTATTAGCAACACCCAGGCCCAAACCAGCCCGCTTAACGAAGCAAAAAAGGCGATAGCTGCAAGCAACGCCATCTATTTTACAGCCTTTGCAAAAAACAATCCATCGGTATTTGTTGACTGTTATGCTGATGATTGTATGATTATGGCTCCTAACATGCCCGCACTTAAAGGCAGCAAAGGCGCTATGCAATTTTTTAAAACAGCCTACCAAAAAATAGGTTTGTGCGGCGGCAAATTCATCACCACCAATGTATATGGTGCCGGTACCGGCTATGTGGTTGAAGAAGGTACCTGGCTGTCGCTGGATAAAAACCACCGGCAGTTTGATAACGGCAAATTCCTGGTGCTTTGGAAAAAGACTGCCAAAGGCTGGAAAATGTTTCGCGATTCGTTTAGCAGCGATCATTAA
- a CDS encoding helix-turn-helix transcriptional regulator encodes MDFQQFLPSELLKPYVRHYYLFQSDADTEFSDTVFPSGDMEMIFNLGGGTWEAAEGDSYYRTPPVELWGQITRPLPIKSKGKHTMLGVKFFTHSAACFLNEEMTIFNDHVYDLYEIMGKPIKTLHQQLLETKETAARIKLIENFLLKMLARNERKIFKIDKVGDMLSTIKTSTAENSLSLVASQHNVTPRYLHKLVNQYTGLSPTAYHKINRFQHSLKLISKGSQSLTAIAYSSGYFDQSHFIRDFKSFTGITPSAYLDNVTPVNQLLMQ; translated from the coding sequence ATGGATTTTCAGCAGTTTTTGCCATCGGAGTTATTAAAGCCTTATGTAAGGCATTACTACCTCTTTCAATCGGATGCTGATACCGAATTTTCCGATACCGTTTTCCCGAGCGGCGATATGGAAATGATTTTTAACCTGGGTGGTGGCACCTGGGAAGCGGCCGAAGGCGATAGCTATTACCGCACACCCCCGGTTGAGCTTTGGGGCCAGATTACCCGGCCGCTGCCCATCAAATCAAAAGGCAAGCACACCATGCTGGGTGTTAAATTTTTCACCCACTCGGCTGCCTGTTTCCTGAATGAGGAAATGACCATTTTTAATGATCATGTTTATGATCTGTATGAGATTATGGGCAAACCCATTAAAACGCTGCACCAACAATTGCTCGAGACCAAGGAAACCGCAGCGCGGATTAAACTTATCGAAAACTTCCTGTTAAAAATGCTGGCCCGGAACGAGCGGAAGATTTTTAAAATAGACAAGGTTGGCGATATGCTCAGCACTATCAAAACCAGCACTGCCGAAAACAGCCTGAGCCTGGTAGCCTCGCAGCACAATGTAACGCCCCGTTACCTGCATAAGCTTGTTAACCAATATACCGGGCTTTCGCCAACAGCTTATCATAAAATCAACCGTTTTCAGCACAGCCTTAAACTCATCTCGAAAGGGAGCCAGTCGCTCACTGCTATTGCTTACAGCAGCGGGTATTTTGATCAGTCGCATTTTATTCGTGATTTTAAATCGTTTACCGGTATTACACCATCGGCCTACCTGGATAACGTTACGCCCGTAAACCAGCTTTTAATGCAATAA